One window of the Methylocystis parvus OBBP genome contains the following:
- a CDS encoding DUF4391 domain-containing protein, with amino-acid sequence MTAESGILAIVDALGLPPDARVDARVPKKLLVEQGAPTSADKRAIQDGIDELQWLAACKPTTIGVPSFADETREYLEIAVVACAFRPGAKAARLIELIHRAIPYPVALITSDADSLAVSVAHKRHAQNEAGKVVIERVVSASLRQMEQLPPDEQAFMASLALAEQPRHDLFTLYEGWLARIEALNAARVAGPFRVADDVASIERRRLALDEHTRLSREVTHLKSKAAGAKQISQRVELNQKIKTIESAIDRNKKVLLGD; translated from the coding sequence ATGACAGCAGAATCCGGCATTCTCGCAATTGTCGATGCGCTCGGACTGCCGCCCGACGCCCGCGTCGATGCGCGTGTGCCGAAGAAGCTTCTGGTTGAACAAGGCGCGCCCACATCGGCCGACAAGCGCGCCATTCAGGACGGGATCGACGAACTGCAATGGCTTGCCGCCTGCAAGCCGACGACGATCGGCGTGCCAAGCTTCGCCGATGAAACGCGGGAATATCTTGAGATTGCGGTTGTAGCTTGCGCCTTCCGACCAGGCGCCAAGGCGGCGCGATTGATCGAGCTGATTCATCGCGCGATCCCCTATCCGGTAGCTCTGATTACGTCGGATGCGGACAGCCTTGCTGTCTCGGTCGCGCACAAACGACATGCCCAGAACGAGGCCGGCAAGGTGGTGATCGAGCGCGTTGTGTCGGCCAGCCTGCGTCAGATGGAGCAACTGCCCCCGGATGAGCAGGCGTTCATGGCGAGCCTGGCCCTTGCGGAGCAGCCCCGCCACGACCTATTCACGCTTTACGAGGGATGGCTGGCCCGAATCGAGGCGCTGAACGCGGCGCGAGTGGCCGGCCCGTTTAGGGTTGCAGACGACGTGGCGTCAATCGAACGCCGTCGGCTCGCGCTTGATGAGCATACGAGGCTGTCGCGCGAAGTTACGCATCTTAAGTCGAAGGCGGCAGGGGCAAAACAGATAAGCCAGCGCGTTGAATTGAATCAAAAAATCAAGACAATCGAAAGCGCGATAGATCGAAACAAAAAAGTATTGCTGGGGGACTGA
- a CDS encoding helicase-related protein: MVYRPHGGHTENGWADLCATTGDHGRRMKLIRNSGNERVIDRLRDWLRPGASVDIMSPTFSVHAFAELRDHIDKAERCRLLLGDEAALASSLFGGPADIAFRGQLQGRWLAKLAGEWIKKRAEVRCAAAPPPQSLIVVQGAETRRALLGTCSFTTEGLGITPGGQLGLVQASDVDDEAVAFADWFRANWEGLKADSAAKDRLVVLLEEAGSQRAPSLLYFEILFELFKDMGDELDEERIIKSATGIRNTIVWKKLFRFQRDGVVGAIDKLERIGGCIIADSVGLGKTFEALAVIKYYELRNDRVLVLCPKRLRDNWTLYKANDRRNVLAGDRLNYDVLNHTDLSREGGFSGDIDLSHVNWGNYDLVVIDESHNFRNKATHKERDTRYDHLMKRVIKAGVKTKVLMLSATPVNNRLADLKNQIAFMTEGNDLALIGHGIPSIEATIRKAQAQFNRWLDLPEAERRPARLMDMLGFDYFKLLDMLTIARSRKHVQRYYGTAETGQFPDRLRPVNIKADVDLAGEFRPIREINNEIRRLTLGAYAPLRYVLPQKQAAYDEKYSTKIRGGQSFFRQVDREESLIHLLRVNILKRMESSVASFALTIKRQLADVEALLSKIDAHDETVEETAIDDIDVDDPAFEALLVGRKVKVLLQDVDRVRWRQDLLEDRNRLATLLSAARSVTADRDAKLDSLRQVIAKKAHSPINDGNRKLLLFTAFADTADYLYRELAPWAKNSLGFNAAVVTGTGANKTTLPGLRSDMSAILSAFSPRSKERPAELAAEGEIDLLIATDCISEGQNLQDCDFLINYDIHWNPVRIIQRFGRIDRIGSPNARIQLVNFWPNMELDEYLDLESRVSGRMVLLDVSATGEENVIEFQAGNQMNDLEYRRAQLQKLQDAVIDLEDLSSGVSIADLTLNDFRIDLSGYLRENKERLESLPLGAYAVTSAPRGNDANGDGGIPPGAIFCLRAIGEAALKSPEPGYPLSPHYVVHVGDDGEVKLPYTQAKQVLDCLKKLCLGRDLPDAEACIRFDKATRFGRDMEPYQKLLARAVASVVGKKEERAVASLFSPGGTHAMKGEFAGINDFEVAAFLVVLPDAEGSAA; the protein is encoded by the coding sequence ATGGTCTATCGGCCGCACGGGGGGCATACCGAAAACGGTTGGGCCGATCTCTGCGCGACAACAGGGGACCATGGCCGGCGCATGAAGCTTATCCGGAACAGCGGTAACGAACGGGTGATCGATCGGTTGCGTGACTGGCTCCGACCGGGCGCGTCAGTCGACATTATGTCACCGACATTTTCTGTTCACGCATTCGCCGAGCTTCGGGACCATATAGATAAAGCCGAGCGGTGTCGGCTGCTTCTTGGAGACGAAGCGGCGCTGGCCAGTTCCTTGTTCGGGGGGCCTGCCGATATTGCTTTTCGCGGACAACTCCAAGGACGCTGGCTGGCCAAGCTCGCGGGCGAATGGATCAAGAAGCGCGCGGAGGTCAGGTGCGCCGCAGCGCCTCCGCCTCAGTCGCTCATTGTCGTTCAGGGCGCCGAAACGCGTCGCGCACTGCTTGGGACTTGTTCATTCACCACCGAAGGATTGGGGATTACGCCAGGTGGCCAACTCGGGCTAGTTCAGGCGTCAGACGTTGACGATGAGGCTGTCGCTTTTGCCGACTGGTTCCGGGCAAACTGGGAGGGGCTGAAAGCAGATTCGGCGGCCAAAGATCGGCTTGTCGTCTTGCTTGAAGAGGCGGGCTCCCAACGTGCGCCATCGCTGCTTTACTTCGAGATACTTTTTGAGCTGTTCAAGGATATGGGGGACGAACTTGATGAGGAGCGCATCATCAAGTCGGCAACCGGTATACGGAATACAATTGTATGGAAGAAGCTGTTCCGATTTCAGCGCGACGGCGTAGTCGGGGCGATCGACAAGCTTGAGCGGATTGGCGGCTGTATCATCGCCGACAGTGTCGGTCTCGGTAAGACGTTCGAGGCGCTGGCTGTCATCAAGTATTATGAGTTGCGCAACGACCGGGTTCTCGTGCTTTGCCCGAAGCGCCTGCGGGACAACTGGACGCTCTACAAGGCAAACGACCGACGCAACGTCCTCGCCGGAGACCGCTTAAACTACGACGTTCTTAACCACACTGATCTATCGCGTGAGGGGGGCTTCTCTGGGGATATCGACCTCTCCCACGTGAACTGGGGCAATTATGATCTCGTCGTTATCGATGAGTCCCATAATTTCCGGAACAAAGCGACGCACAAGGAGCGTGATACCCGCTACGACCATTTGATGAAGCGAGTAATCAAGGCTGGCGTGAAGACGAAGGTGTTGATGCTTTCCGCGACGCCAGTGAACAACCGGCTGGCGGACCTAAAAAACCAGATCGCCTTTATGACCGAGGGCAACGATCTCGCTTTGATCGGCCACGGCATTCCGAGCATCGAGGCGACGATCCGGAAGGCTCAGGCGCAATTCAATCGCTGGCTCGATCTGCCAGAGGCCGAACGCCGCCCCGCGCGTCTGATGGACATGCTGGGCTTCGACTACTTCAAGCTGCTCGACATGCTGACCATCGCGCGCTCGCGTAAGCATGTGCAGCGCTACTACGGCACCGCCGAAACAGGACAATTTCCGGACCGGCTCCGTCCCGTCAATATCAAAGCGGATGTCGATCTAGCTGGCGAGTTCCGCCCGATCCGCGAAATCAACAATGAAATTAGACGGCTGACGCTCGGCGCCTACGCGCCGTTGCGCTACGTGCTTCCGCAAAAGCAAGCAGCCTACGACGAAAAATACAGCACTAAAATCCGGGGCGGACAAAGCTTCTTCCGGCAAGTCGATCGCGAGGAAAGCCTGATCCACCTGCTGCGGGTGAACATACTGAAGCGGATGGAGAGCTCGGTCGCCTCCTTCGCCTTGACCATCAAGCGCCAGCTTGCCGACGTTGAGGCGCTGCTGTCGAAGATCGACGCCCACGACGAGACAGTCGAAGAGACGGCGATCGACGACATAGACGTTGACGATCCTGCCTTTGAGGCTTTGCTGGTCGGACGCAAGGTGAAGGTCCTGCTTCAGGACGTTGACCGCGTGCGCTGGCGTCAAGACCTCCTCGAAGATCGCAATCGCCTAGCGACTCTGTTGTCTGCCGCGCGTTCGGTGACGGCGGATCGTGACGCTAAGCTGGATTCGCTGAGGCAGGTGATCGCCAAGAAGGCTCACTCGCCGATCAATGACGGAAATCGAAAGCTTTTGCTGTTCACCGCCTTCGCCGACACTGCGGACTATCTCTATAGGGAATTAGCTCCCTGGGCAAAGAACTCGCTTGGATTCAACGCCGCCGTGGTCACGGGAACCGGGGCGAATAAGACGACTCTGCCGGGCTTGCGCAGTGACATGAGCGCGATCCTCAGCGCCTTCTCGCCCCGGTCAAAGGAACGACCGGCGGAGCTGGCAGCCGAAGGCGAAATCGATCTCTTGATCGCGACCGACTGTATTTCCGAAGGCCAGAACCTTCAGGACTGCGATTTTCTGATCAACTACGACATCCACTGGAATCCGGTGAGGATCATCCAACGGTTCGGCCGCATCGACCGCATCGGATCGCCGAACGCCCGGATTCAGCTAGTGAATTTCTGGCCGAACATGGAGCTCGACGAATATCTCGATCTCGAATCTCGTGTTAGCGGGCGCATGGTGCTGCTCGATGTGTCGGCGACTGGCGAAGAGAACGTGATCGAGTTCCAGGCCGGCAACCAGATGAACGATCTGGAATATCGCCGCGCCCAGCTCCAGAAGCTGCAAGACGCCGTGATCGATCTCGAAGACCTTTCGAGCGGCGTCTCCATCGCCGACCTGACGCTCAATGATTTCCGGATCGATCTGTCGGGATACCTTCGGGAAAACAAGGAGCGTCTCGAATCCCTGCCGCTCGGCGCCTATGCCGTCACCTCCGCACCGAGAGGCAATGACGCGAACGGCGACGGCGGCATTCCGCCCGGTGCTATTTTCTGCTTGCGCGCGATTGGCGAGGCGGCGCTGAAATCGCCGGAGCCCGGCTATCCGTTGAGCCCTCACTACGTCGTGCATGTCGGCGATGACGGAGAGGTGAAGCTTCCCTATACCCAGGCCAAGCAGGTGCTGGATTGCCTCAAAAAACTCTGCCTAGGTCGCGATCTGCCCGATGCGGAAGCTTGCATTCGATTCGACAAAGCGACCCGCTTCGGCCGCGATATGGAGCCATACCAGAAGCTGCTGGCGCGCGCGGTGGCTTCAGTCGTCGGCAAGAAGGAAGAGCGCGCGGTCGCCAGCCTGTTCTCGCCGGGCGGCACGCACGCCATGAAGGGCGAGTTCGCCGGGATCAATGACTTCGAGGTCGCGGCCTTTCTGGTTGTCCTTCCCGATGCGGAGGGTTCGGCTGCATGA
- a CDS encoding PleD family two-component system response regulator, with product MTARVLIVDDLLPNIKLLEARLSAEYFDVVSVTNGPEALEVCRDGKCDIVLLDVMMPGMDGFEVCTRLKADPATMHLPVVMVTALDQPADRVRGLECGADDFLTKPVDEMALIARVRSLTRLKIMLDELRARASTSANLGLSSREPNDGERGRILLVEDRPNSSDRIVAALRDYHNIEIEGRPQEALFRAAENDYELVIVSLNLADFDALRLCSQLRSLERTRSIPILLLADSEDRNRVLRGLDLGVNDYIMRPIDRNELVARVRTQLRRKRYTDSLRDNVQAAIELAVVDALTGLNNRRFLETHLANALDQAAHKGRPLSLMILDIDHFKSVNDTYGHDAGDEVLKTFAQRIKRVLRGADLVCRLGGEEFVVVMPDTPLPVAERVRAAVEGEKFPTDVKATRTIPVTTSIGLAERGADANADALLRRADKALYASKSSGRNRVTAAAA from the coding sequence ATGACCGCACGCGTCCTCATCGTTGACGATCTCCTGCCCAACATCAAATTGTTGGAGGCTCGTCTCTCCGCGGAATATTTCGACGTCGTCTCCGTTACGAACGGGCCCGAGGCGCTGGAAGTCTGCCGCGACGGAAAATGCGATATCGTCCTCCTCGACGTCATGATGCCGGGCATGGACGGGTTCGAGGTCTGCACGCGCCTGAAGGCGGACCCCGCCACGATGCACCTTCCCGTCGTGATGGTCACGGCGCTGGACCAGCCGGCCGACCGCGTGCGCGGCCTCGAATGCGGCGCCGACGACTTCCTCACCAAGCCTGTCGACGAGATGGCGCTGATCGCCCGCGTGCGGTCGCTGACGCGCCTCAAGATCATGCTGGACGAGTTGCGCGCCCGCGCGAGCACCTCCGCCAATCTCGGCCTCTCCTCGCGCGAACCGAATGACGGCGAGCGCGGCCGAATCCTCCTCGTCGAAGATCGCCCGAACTCGTCCGACCGCATCGTCGCCGCGCTGCGCGACTATCACAACATAGAGATCGAAGGCCGCCCGCAGGAGGCGCTGTTCCGCGCGGCCGAGAACGATTACGAACTCGTCATCGTCAGCCTCAACCTCGCCGATTTCGACGCGCTGCGACTCTGCAGCCAGCTCCGTTCTCTGGAGCGCACGCGCTCGATCCCGATTCTGCTGCTCGCCGATTCCGAAGACCGCAACCGCGTTTTGCGCGGCCTCGATCTCGGCGTGAACGACTACATCATGCGGCCGATCGACCGTAACGAGCTCGTCGCCCGCGTGCGCACGCAACTGCGCCGCAAGCGCTATACGGACAGCCTGCGCGACAATGTCCAGGCGGCGATCGAACTCGCCGTGGTCGATGCGCTGACGGGGCTGAACAATCGCCGTTTTCTGGAGACGCATCTCGCCAATGCGCTCGATCAGGCGGCGCATAAGGGCCGACCGCTGTCGCTGATGATTCTCGATATCGACCACTTCAAATCGGTCAATGACACGTACGGCCACGACGCCGGCGACGAGGTGCTCAAGACCTTCGCCCAGCGCATCAAGCGCGTGCTGCGCGGCGCCGATCTCGTCTGCCGTCTCGGCGGTGAGGAATTCGTCGTGGTCATGCCCGACACGCCGCTTCCGGTCGCCGAGCGCGTGCGCGCCGCCGTCGAAGGCGAAAAATTTCCCACCGACGTGAAAGCGACCCGTACGATCCCGGTCACCACGTCGATCGGCCTCGCCGAGCGCGGGGCGGACGCCAACGCCGACGCGCTTCTGCGCCGCGCGGACAAAGCGCTCTACGCGTCGAAGTCCTCGGGGCGAAATCGCGTGACGGCGGCGGCGGCGTAA
- a CDS encoding response regulator: MKKTVLIVEDNELNMKLFNDLLEANGHATLRTKSGVEAISLAREHRPDLILMDIQLPEVSGLEVTRWLKDDDELKDIPVIAITAFAMKGDEEKIRQGGCEAYLSKPISVAKFLETVNSFLADKQ, translated from the coding sequence ATGAAAAAGACGGTCCTCATCGTAGAGGATAATGAACTCAATATGAAGCTCTTCAACGACCTGTTGGAGGCGAACGGCCACGCGACGCTTCGCACAAAGAGCGGCGTGGAAGCGATCTCTCTGGCGCGCGAACATCGGCCGGATCTGATCCTGATGGACATTCAGCTCCCGGAAGTCAGCGGCCTGGAAGTGACGCGCTGGCTGAAGGACGACGACGAGTTGAAAGACATTCCCGTCATCGCCATTACCGCATTCGCCATGAAGGGCGATGAAGAAAAAATCCGCCAGGGCGGCTGCGAGGCCTATCTGTCGAAGCCCATCTCGGTCGCGAAATTTCTAGAGACGGTGAATTCTTTCCTCGCGGATAAGCAGTAG
- a CDS encoding DUF3572 family protein, whose translation MKISSEPQAGGRRADEAAAASELALRALAFISLDEDRLARFIALTGLDASDVRALLGDRHFHLAVLDHLAGDEATLLEFAITESAPPESVGRARRALGGGED comes from the coding sequence ATGAAAATCAGTTCCGAACCACAGGCGGGCGGCCGGAGGGCGGACGAGGCCGCCGCCGCGTCCGAGCTCGCGCTTCGGGCGCTCGCTTTCATAAGCCTCGATGAGGACCGCCTTGCGCGCTTCATCGCGCTGACGGGTCTCGACGCCTCTGACGTGCGTGCGCTTCTTGGCGATCGTCACTTTCATCTCGCGGTCCTCGATCATTTGGCGGGGGATGAAGCGACGCTCCTTGAATTCGCCATAACAGAGTCCGCGCCGCCCGAATCCGTGGGACGCGCCCGGCGGGCTCTCGGCGGCGGCGAAGACTAA
- a CDS encoding GlcG/HbpS family heme-binding protein, whose protein sequence is MKMKFVLTLVDAKRVAAAAAEEARRNDWSVVIAIVDDAGLLVYLERLDGVQPASCDIAQAKARAAALFKRPTKALEETVAGGRVALLSLPHITPVEGGLPLLHEGQAVGAIGVSGVQSFEDGMVAKAGADALAAQP, encoded by the coding sequence ATGAAGATGAAATTCGTTCTCACGCTCGTCGACGCGAAGCGCGTCGCGGCCGCCGCCGCTGAGGAAGCGCGCCGCAATGACTGGAGCGTCGTGATCGCCATCGTCGACGACGCCGGACTGCTCGTCTATCTGGAGCGTCTCGACGGGGTGCAGCCGGCCTCCTGCGATATCGCGCAGGCGAAGGCGCGCGCGGCGGCGCTGTTCAAACGGCCGACGAAAGCGCTGGAGGAAACAGTCGCCGGGGGTCGCGTCGCCCTTCTCAGCCTGCCGCACATCACGCCGGTGGAAGGCGGGCTGCCCCTCCTTCACGAAGGCCAGGCAGTCGGCGCGATCGGCGTATCGGGCGTCCAATCCTTCGAAGACGGCATGGTGGCGAAGGCCGGCGCGGACGCGCTCGCCGCGCAGCCTTAA
- a CDS encoding FAD-linked oxidase C-terminal domain-containing protein: protein MLIMPAPEPEILSRRDELIARLRDILPAPNLIVDETARRAYECDAFTMYRALPLVVALPETVAQVSAILSLAAEMNVKIVPRGAGTSLSGGSMPLEDGILLGMSKFNRVLEIDYENRCARVQPGVQNLAISRAVEGRGFYYAPDPSSQIACSIGGNVAENAGGVHCLKYGLTTNNILGLEVVLMGGEVIRLGGKHLDSEAYDLLGLMTGSEGLLGVVTEVAVRILQKPAVARGLLVGFQSVAAGARFVGAVIARGIIPGGMEMMDQKTIHAVERFQPCGYPRDAEAIVIVELDGAQAEVDHLVGVVENIARAEGATSTKISHSEAERLQFWAGRKNAFPAVSCIKPDYLCMDGTIPRARLPEVLEGMDEIAKREGLQVANVFHAGDGNLHPLILYDASVPGDVERAERVGFDILRLCVAVGGVLTGEHGVGVEKRDLMGEMFNEADLEQQLRVKCAFDSMNRLNPGKVFPTLHRCAEFGMMHVSGGKTAFPDLPRF from the coding sequence ATGCTGATCATGCCCGCGCCGGAGCCGGAAATCCTCTCGCGACGCGACGAGTTGATCGCCCGGCTTCGCGACATCCTGCCGGCGCCCAATCTCATCGTCGACGAGACGGCGCGGCGCGCCTATGAGTGCGACGCTTTCACGATGTATCGCGCGCTGCCTCTCGTCGTCGCGCTGCCCGAGACTGTGGCGCAGGTCAGCGCCATTCTCTCGCTGGCCGCCGAGATGAATGTCAAGATCGTGCCGCGCGGCGCTGGAACGTCGCTTTCCGGCGGCTCCATGCCGCTCGAAGACGGCATTTTGCTCGGCATGTCGAAATTCAACCGAGTCCTCGAAATTGATTATGAGAATCGCTGCGCCCGCGTTCAGCCGGGCGTGCAGAATCTCGCCATTTCCAGGGCGGTCGAAGGCAGGGGCTTCTATTACGCGCCGGACCCGTCGTCTCAAATCGCCTGCTCCATCGGCGGCAATGTCGCCGAGAATGCGGGCGGCGTGCATTGTCTGAAATATGGGTTGACGACCAACAATATTCTCGGCCTCGAAGTCGTGCTGATGGGCGGCGAGGTCATCCGGCTCGGCGGCAAGCATCTCGACAGCGAGGCTTACGATCTTCTCGGACTTATGACGGGCTCGGAAGGACTGCTCGGCGTCGTGACGGAAGTCGCCGTGCGCATCCTACAAAAGCCCGCGGTCGCGCGCGGGCTTCTCGTCGGCTTTCAAAGCGTCGCCGCAGGGGCGCGCTTCGTCGGCGCGGTGATCGCGCGCGGGATCATTCCCGGCGGCATGGAAATGATGGACCAGAAGACCATCCACGCCGTCGAGCGATTTCAGCCCTGCGGCTATCCGCGCGACGCCGAAGCCATCGTCATCGTCGAACTCGACGGCGCGCAGGCGGAGGTCGATCATCTTGTCGGCGTCGTGGAGAACATTGCGCGGGCGGAAGGCGCGACGTCGACGAAGATTTCGCACAGCGAGGCCGAGCGCCTGCAATTCTGGGCGGGACGAAAGAACGCTTTCCCCGCCGTTTCCTGCATCAAGCCGGACTATCTCTGCATGGATGGCACGATCCCGCGGGCGCGACTCCCCGAGGTCCTCGAAGGCATGGACGAGATCGCCAAGCGCGAGGGGCTTCAGGTCGCGAATGTCTTCCATGCGGGCGACGGCAATCTTCATCCGCTCATTTTATACGACGCCTCTGTGCCTGGGGATGTCGAGCGCGCGGAGCGGGTCGGCTTCGACATTCTCCGTCTCTGCGTCGCCGTCGGCGGTGTTCTGACGGGCGAACATGGCGTCGGCGTCGAAAAGCGCGATCTCATGGGAGAGATGTTCAACGAGGCGGATCTCGAACAGCAGCTGCGCGTGAAATGCGCCTTCGATTCCATGAACCGGCTCAATCCCGGCAAGGTCTTCCCGACGCTGCATCGCTGCGCCGAATTCGGCATGATGCACGTCTCCGGCGGCAAGACGGCCTTTCCGGATCTTCCGAGATTCTGA
- the glcE gene encoding glycolate oxidase subunit GlcE: MSVDLATLEICDAREAVEAVREANARNAPLALVGGGTKRRLGRHAPQERELSTRALAGVTLYEPEELVLSARAGTPLREIEELLDAHDQQLAFEPMDYATLYGDTAKGATIGGAIAVNASGPRRIKAGAARDHLLGFHCVTGRGEIVKSGGRVMKNVTGYDLSKLVCGSYGTLALLTEVTLKALPKAETEQTLMVLGLDEAQSVAALRRASGTPNEVSSFAMLPAGAPPLGLAGHTALLRIEGPEISVVTRRDALAASLVTNGERFETLPEAQSRALWRAVRDAAPVACRPGPIWRLSVAPTDGFEAVEALRRAGAPILAHFYDWAGGLVWLGLDDAPDAHAAAVRAAVNALGGHAALIRASEDIRRRVDVFHPQPAPLAALTRRVKESFDPAHVLERGRMREDF, encoded by the coding sequence ATGAGCGTCGATCTCGCCACGCTGGAAATTTGCGACGCGCGCGAGGCGGTCGAGGCGGTACGGGAGGCGAATGCGCGCAACGCGCCTCTCGCCCTTGTCGGCGGCGGCACAAAGCGGCGCCTCGGTCGACACGCCCCGCAGGAGCGGGAGCTTTCGACGCGCGCGCTCGCCGGCGTGACGCTCTACGAACCCGAGGAGCTGGTGTTGTCGGCCCGCGCCGGCACGCCGTTGCGTGAGATCGAAGAGCTGCTTGACGCGCATGACCAGCAACTCGCCTTCGAACCGATGGATTACGCGACGCTCTATGGCGATACGGCGAAGGGCGCGACGATCGGCGGCGCGATCGCGGTCAACGCCTCCGGGCCGCGCCGCATCAAGGCGGGCGCCGCGCGCGATCATCTGCTCGGCTTTCATTGCGTCACGGGTCGCGGAGAGATCGTGAAGTCCGGCGGCCGCGTGATGAAAAACGTGACCGGATATGATCTCTCTAAACTCGTTTGCGGATCCTATGGCACGCTCGCCCTTTTGACCGAGGTGACGCTGAAAGCGCTGCCCAAGGCGGAGACCGAGCAGACCTTGATGGTTCTCGGTCTCGACGAAGCGCAAAGCGTCGCCGCTTTGAGGCGCGCCTCCGGCACGCCGAACGAGGTCTCGTCTTTCGCCATGCTGCCGGCGGGCGCGCCGCCGCTCGGGCTCGCCGGGCATACGGCGCTGCTGCGGATCGAAGGCCCGGAGATTTCGGTCGTGACGCGGCGCGACGCGCTGGCGGCGAGCCTCGTGACGAATGGCGAACGTTTCGAGACTCTGCCGGAAGCGCAATCGCGCGCTTTATGGAGAGCGGTTCGCGACGCCGCGCCGGTCGCGTGTCGCCCGGGTCCGATCTGGCGCCTTTCCGTCGCGCCGACAGACGGCTTCGAGGCGGTGGAGGCGTTGCGCCGCGCCGGCGCGCCGATCCTGGCGCATTTCTACGACTGGGCGGGCGGACTCGTCTGGCTCGGCCTTGACGACGCGCCCGACGCTCATGCGGCGGCGGTCCGCGCCGCGGTCAATGCGCTCGGCGGCCACGCCGCGCTCATTCGCGCCTCGGAGGACATACGAAGGCGCGTGGATGTATTTCATCCGCAGCCCGCGCCGCTCGCCGCGCTGACGAGGCGCGTCAAGGAGAGCTTCGACCCTGCGCACGTCCTAGAACGCGGCCGCATGCGCGAGGATTTCTGA
- the glcF gene encoding glycolate oxidase subunit GlcF — MQTHFSLAALADPDIAQAEKILRACVHCGFCTATCPTYLITGDELDSPRGRIYLIKEMLENERPADARTAHHIDRCLSCLSCMTTCPSSVHYMHLVDHARAHIEKSFRRPVADRMLRAALAFVLPRPAIFRRALRAAKYVAPVAPFLPTRLHALLTLAPKTAPPPSDVDRPQVFPAKGARKMRVALLNGCAQTALDTHINEATVRLLTRHGVEVVVAQGAGCCGALPHHLGKVDQSHAFARRNIDAWTREIETSGLDGIVVNASGCGTSVKDYGFMFRGDAAFAEKAARISDLARDVSEVVEGLELQAGEAPRLKVAYHSACSLQHGQKITRQPIAALERAGFEALAVPEGHICCGSAGTYNLLQSEMADELRARKVANIESVSPDVVAAGNLGCMVQIRAGTAIPVVHTVELLDWATGGPKPQLLTPSSLRGA; from the coding sequence ATGCAGACACATTTCTCGCTAGCGGCCCTGGCGGACCCGGATATCGCGCAAGCGGAGAAAATCCTGCGCGCCTGTGTGCATTGCGGCTTCTGCACCGCGACCTGCCCGACATATCTCATAACGGGCGATGAACTCGACAGCCCCCGTGGCAGAATCTATCTCATCAAGGAGATGCTGGAAAACGAACGTCCGGCCGACGCGCGCACGGCTCATCATATCGACCGCTGTCTCTCCTGCCTTTCCTGCATGACCACTTGCCCCTCGAGCGTGCATTACATGCATCTCGTCGATCATGCGCGCGCCCATATCGAGAAGAGTTTTCGGCGTCCAGTCGCCGACAGGATGTTGCGCGCCGCCCTCGCTTTCGTTCTGCCGCGGCCGGCTATTTTCCGTCGCGCGTTGCGGGCGGCGAAATATGTCGCGCCCGTCGCGCCGTTTCTGCCGACACGCCTGCATGCGCTCCTGACGCTTGCGCCCAAGACAGCGCCGCCGCCTTCCGATGTCGACCGGCCGCAGGTCTTTCCGGCGAAGGGGGCGCGCAAAATGCGCGTGGCGTTGTTGAACGGTTGCGCGCAGACGGCGCTCGACACGCATATCAATGAAGCGACGGTGCGGCTGCTGACCCGACACGGCGTCGAGGTCGTCGTGGCGCAAGGAGCCGGCTGCTGCGGCGCGCTGCCGCATCATCTCGGCAAGGTCGACCAGTCGCACGCCTTCGCGCGCAGAAACATCGACGCCTGGACGCGCGAGATCGAGACAAGCGGGCTCGACGGCATTGTCGTCAACGCGTCCGGCTGCGGGACGAGCGTGAAGGATTACGGCTTCATGTTCCGCGGCGACGCTGCGTTCGCCGAAAAGGCGGCGCGGATATCCGACCTGGCGCGCGACGTGAGCGAAGTCGTGGAGGGGCTCGAGCTGCAGGCAGGCGAAGCGCCGCGACTGAAGGTGGCGTATCACTCGGCCTGCTCGCTCCAGCACGGGCAGAAAATCACGCGGCAACCCATCGCCGCGCTGGAGCGGGCCGGCTTCGAGGCGCTGGCCGTTCCCGAGGGCCATATCTGTTGCGGCTCGGCGGGAACCTACAACCTTCTTCAATCCGAGATGGCCGACGAGCTGCGCGCGCGCAAGGTCGCCAATATAGAGAGCGTTTCACCCGACGTCGTCGCCGCCGGCAACCTCGGCTGCATGGTGCAGATCAGGGCGGGAACCGCGATTCCGGTCGTGCATACGGTGGAGCTTCTGGACTGGGCGACAGGCGGACCGAAGCCGCAATTATTGACGCCGTCGTCATTGCGAGGAGCGTAA